From the Gouania willdenowi unplaced genomic scaffold, fGouWil2.1 scaffold_172_arrow_ctg1, whole genome shotgun sequence genome, one window contains:
- the LOC114458725 gene encoding uncharacterized protein LOC114458725 — protein MSCKKRRSAIFFRLDWSSYRVIPRKAEMDSKHLKQQWSEAETQCFVVLWSNEEVQEKLNSATRNKPIFEGLQREMAAAGYTRTVDQLLNKLKKLKKDFRDQKRELGCSGSGRVVSPHLEMLNAVLGDRPANVSTGALCSAVLEETATEPGKRKRDSIGEVLQYMEKSDEVFLLEGREDRQLSKAILESLTNMDAQGSNMIAPDGGAGEEVMCFFPLRTCCPDVSPLCIASVGQWLDGRLIVFQSGSPPLNEVVPMLFTYVMENTAGHRHLLAQL, from the exons ATGTCTTGCAAGAAACGAAGGTCAGCCATTTTCTTTCGACTCGACTGGAGTTCATACCGCGTGATACCCAGAAAAGCCGAAATGGATAGTAAACATCTTAAGCAGCAATGGTCCGAGGCGGAAACACAGTGCTTTGTGGTGCTGTGGAGTAACGAGGAGGTACAGGAGAAGCTCAACTCTGCCACGCGGAACAAGCCGATCTTTGAGGGTCTGCAGCGGGAGATGGCGGCCGCCGGGTACACCCGGACAGTCGACCAACTTTTAAATAAGTTGAAGAAACTCAAAAAGGACTTCCGTGACCAGAAGCGAGAGCTTGGGTGCAGCGGCAGTGGAAGGGTGGTCAGCCCACATTTAGAAATGTTGAACGCTGTGCTTGGGGACCGCCCAGCCAACGTGTCGACCGGGGCATTGTGCTCGGCTGTGCTCGAGGAAACGGCAACAGAACCTG GTAAGAGGAAGAGGGACTCGATTGGGGAAGTCCTCCAATATATGGAGAAGTCTGACGAGGTGTTTCTGTTGGAAGGCAGGGAGGACCGTCAACTCTCAAAGGCGATTCTGGAGAGCCTAACGAACATGGACGCCCAGGGATCAAACATGATAGCTCCTGATGGAGGAGCAGGGGAAGAAGTAATGTGCTTTTTCCCCCTGAGaacat GCTGCCCTGATGTCAGCCCCCTCTGCATTGCCAGTGTCGGGCAGTGGTTGGACGGGAGGCTGATTGTGTTCCAATCCGGCAGTCCGCCCCTCAATGAAGTTGTCCCCATGCTCTTCACATATGTTATGGAGAACACAGCAGGCCATCGCCATCTTCTTGCTCAGCTCTAG